A window from Rhizosphaericola mali encodes these proteins:
- the pyrR gene encoding bifunctional pyr operon transcriptional regulator/uracil phosphoribosyltransferase PyrR translates to MSTQSILSNNQIKLSLKRLAHQILENHINLENTVLIGLQPRGIFVSDKIVEEIGSLISRDQIKYGKLDITFYRDDVRNELHIANKTEINFSLENKNVILIDDVLWTGRTIRAALDAIIDFGRPKKVELCVLIDRRFNRELPIQADYVGRTIDSYFSQKVKVLWEGQNNAVSDGVILEG, encoded by the coding sequence ATGAGTACGCAATCTATACTTTCTAATAATCAGATTAAGTTGAGTCTGAAAAGACTAGCACATCAGATCTTAGAAAATCATATCAATTTGGAGAATACAGTTCTAATAGGATTGCAACCACGCGGGATTTTTGTCAGTGATAAAATTGTGGAGGAAATTGGTTCTCTTATATCTAGGGATCAAATAAAATATGGTAAATTAGACATTACATTTTATCGTGATGATGTCCGCAATGAACTACATATTGCCAATAAAACCGAGATTAATTTTAGTTTGGAAAATAAAAATGTCATACTAATTGATGATGTTTTGTGGACTGGACGCACGATTAGAGCGGCATTGGATGCAATCATTGATTTTGGTCGTCCTAAAAAAGTCGAACTATGTGTATTGATTGATCGCCGATTTAACAGAGAATTGCCGATCCAAGCAGATTATGTCGGTCGAACTATAGATTCTTATTTTTCCCAAAAAGTTAAAGTTTTATGGGAAGGTCAAAATAACGCTGTTTCTGATGGTGTAATTTTGGAAGGTTAA
- a CDS encoding TolC family protein produces the protein MRGAIDTAMNNYAIIQAKKNYVNAGEAQVQYSKLQAIPDLTISAQNNYGTINNIYGPGFSLGINGTGGLNSTGPMLASQNWNAAYGGLYLASINWDFYSFGKIRAGIKAAQSDLKNKASDLNQEIFEDKIKVCAAYLNLLGAQQLTKVATDNLNRATAVKNAVVPRVLSGLNPGVDSSLAVAEVSNAKMAMIRAKDNEIQLANYLIQYLGIRDTSEPFLDTMFITRIPSNFLDSSIQYGPSHPLLQFYNSKIDQSRAQEKYIKTQYYPTFKFFSTYQSRASGFGSGYSSTDLDDYTTNYWKGVGRTRQNYLVGIGMVWDLSTPFRLRKQLLSQQMTTSGLRNEYARVDQQLNSQVALANAKVKNALVNYKEVPTELNAANQAFIQKTTLYKNGLNTIIDVTQALYAINKAETDKYIAFNNVWQALLLKAASTGDFDIFLNEF, from the coding sequence ATGCGAGGGGCTATAGATACAGCAATGAATAATTATGCAATTATTCAAGCTAAGAAGAACTATGTGAATGCTGGGGAAGCGCAAGTTCAATATAGCAAACTTCAAGCAATACCCGATTTAACAATTTCGGCACAAAATAACTATGGAACAATTAACAATATTTATGGTCCAGGGTTTTCTTTGGGGATAAATGGAACAGGGGGATTAAACTCTACCGGACCTATGTTAGCTTCTCAAAATTGGAATGCGGCATATGGCGGTTTATATTTAGCAAGTATTAACTGGGATTTCTATTCTTTTGGTAAAATAAGAGCAGGAATAAAAGCAGCTCAAAGTGATCTTAAAAATAAAGCAAGTGATCTGAACCAAGAGATATTTGAAGATAAAATCAAAGTATGTGCAGCATATCTTAATCTTTTAGGTGCTCAACAGTTGACTAAAGTTGCAACGGACAATCTTAATAGAGCAACTGCAGTAAAAAATGCGGTAGTTCCAAGAGTCCTCAGTGGATTAAATCCAGGAGTGGATTCATCTCTTGCTGTAGCTGAAGTTTCTAACGCGAAAATGGCTATGATACGAGCAAAAGATAATGAAATCCAATTGGCGAATTATTTAATACAATATTTAGGAATTAGAGATACATCAGAGCCTTTTTTAGATACGATGTTTATAACACGTATACCTTCTAATTTTTTGGATAGTTCTATTCAATATGGTCCTTCTCACCCATTGTTACAATTTTACAATAGCAAAATTGATCAAAGTAGAGCACAGGAAAAATATATTAAAACACAGTATTATCCTACTTTCAAATTTTTCTCTACTTATCAAAGTCGCGCTTCGGGATTTGGATCGGGCTATAGTTCTACCGATTTAGATGATTATACAACTAATTATTGGAAAGGTGTCGGACGGACACGTCAGAATTATTTGGTTGGTATTGGGATGGTTTGGGATCTTTCTACCCCATTCAGATTGAGAAAGCAATTGCTAAGTCAACAAATGACCACGTCAGGTTTGAGAAATGAATATGCAAGAGTAGACCAACAATTGAATTCTCAAGTAGCATTAGCCAACGCGAAAGTGAAAAATGCACTAGTTAATTATAAAGAAGTTCCTACTGAATTGAATGCGGCAAATCAAGCATTTATACAAAAAACCACCTTATACAAAAATGGTTTAAATACAATCATCGATGTAACACAAGCTTTGTATGCAATTAACAAAGCGGAAACGGACAAATACATTGCATTTAACAATGTATGGCAAGCGCTATTATTAAAAGCCGCTTCCACAGGTGATTTTGACATCTTCTTAAATGAATTTTAA
- a CDS encoding efflux RND transporter permease subunit, whose translation MGLIRTALRKPITILVLVAALVFFGINAVQKIKIDIFPAIDLPVIYISHPYGGFSPEQMEAYFAKNYVNMMLYVSGVKSIESKNIQGLTLIKLTFYPGTNMAQAAAEVSAFSNRAQASFPPGSQPPFILRFDASTLPVGQLVLSSQTKTVNQLQDLANVYIRPNFNTIPGLVSPAPFGGNARTILIKANPDLMRQHNISPDQLVSALTSNNLALPSGNVQIGNYNYQTPLNTNINSVQEFGNIPLFKDNGVQNLYVKDVATVSDGADITQGYVLVNGKRSVYLPVTKSSTASTWSVVQGLRKAIPIFAAQLPSDVKVSYEFDQSKQVMNSVKSLMSEGAIGAVLTGLMVLLFLGDPRGALIVILTIPTCIISSVLFLYLFGQTINIMTLSGLALAIGILVDESTVTIENIHQHMDMGKSKALAIWDGCKEIAFAKLLVLFCILAVFAPAFTMGGIPGSLFLPLSLAIAFAMITSYFMAQTLVPVLANWLMKEHKHPHGEDASAKATSDTWDQKSDMALREDTNSDKKLSGFEKFHARFVKFMDRLLKVRKPVVIIYLIVAFGGIILLVANIGQDILPYSNAGIFQVRLREPDGTKAEVTESAVLKTLNALYDQVGKKNIEISSAMVGMHGGTFSTNPVYLFMAGTQEAVLQVEFKEGYKVNMDDFKDAFRARMKKLAPEMKMSFEPIELTSKILAQGSPTPIEVQIKGKNKAQNAEYANKVVNKLKQIPYLRDVQIDEAIHYPSIKINIDRVRAAQLGTDIQTVSKSIIAATSSSRYTAKNIWLDPKINNSYYAQVEIPINQMTSLDNIKEIPVVPNQSRPILEDLATVVMDTTVGEVDDIGALPILNVTANLNHMDLGTATRDVTKAVDNIGQLPRGLTMSVLGESPVLTDTLSSLQAGLLVAIIVIFLMLTANFQSMKVSLVVLCTVPAVLAGSLLFLKVTGCTLNLQSYMGMIMSVGVSISNAVLLVTNAEHLWKSGKSAKEAAKEAASLRLRPIIMTSVAMIVGMVPMASGLSESGDQTAPLGRAVIGGLFSSTFAALLILPLVFAWALNKTSRQSVSLDPEDEESVHFEAELYGKNAQHPDNLATH comes from the coding sequence ATGGGATTAATAAGAACCGCATTAAGGAAACCAATTACGATTTTGGTACTTGTTGCAGCATTGGTATTTTTTGGAATAAATGCTGTGCAAAAAATCAAAATTGATATTTTTCCGGCAATCGATTTACCAGTTATATATATATCACATCCATACGGAGGTTTCTCTCCAGAACAAATGGAAGCATATTTTGCAAAGAACTATGTAAACATGATGTTGTATGTATCTGGGGTTAAGAGTATTGAATCAAAAAATATTCAAGGTCTTACATTGATAAAATTAACTTTTTATCCAGGTACTAATATGGCGCAGGCGGCCGCCGAGGTGAGTGCTTTTTCTAATAGGGCCCAAGCGTCCTTCCCTCCTGGATCTCAACCTCCATTTATATTAAGGTTTGATGCGTCCACTTTGCCTGTGGGACAATTGGTATTAAGTAGCCAAACAAAAACAGTTAACCAATTACAGGATTTGGCGAACGTATATATTCGTCCAAATTTTAATACTATTCCAGGTCTAGTATCTCCTGCACCATTCGGTGGTAATGCAAGAACTATTTTGATTAAAGCGAATCCTGATCTAATGAGACAACACAATATATCTCCAGATCAATTGGTCTCTGCATTAACTTCAAATAACTTGGCATTGCCATCAGGTAATGTGCAAATAGGAAATTACAATTATCAGACACCTTTAAATACAAATATTAACTCGGTACAAGAGTTTGGAAACATTCCTTTATTTAAGGATAATGGTGTTCAAAATTTGTATGTAAAAGATGTTGCAACTGTTTCTGATGGAGCGGATATTACACAAGGTTATGTATTGGTTAATGGTAAACGATCGGTATATCTTCCAGTTACTAAATCTTCTACCGCCTCTACATGGAGTGTAGTTCAAGGATTAAGAAAAGCAATTCCAATTTTTGCTGCGCAATTGCCGTCAGATGTAAAAGTTAGCTATGAATTTGACCAATCCAAACAAGTAATGAACTCTGTAAAGAGTTTGATGAGTGAGGGTGCAATTGGTGCAGTATTGACAGGTTTGATGGTACTTTTATTTCTTGGTGATCCAAGAGGTGCCCTTATTGTTATCTTAACAATTCCTACCTGTATTATCTCCTCCGTATTGTTCTTGTATTTATTTGGACAAACGATAAATATTATGACTTTGTCTGGATTAGCGTTGGCGATTGGGATTCTGGTGGATGAAAGTACGGTGACGATTGAGAATATACACCAGCACATGGATATGGGCAAGTCTAAAGCCCTCGCCATATGGGATGGTTGTAAGGAGATTGCATTTGCGAAGTTGCTCGTACTATTTTGTATTTTGGCGGTATTCGCTCCAGCATTCACTATGGGCGGTATTCCAGGATCATTATTCTTACCATTGTCATTAGCAATTGCATTTGCAATGATTACTTCCTATTTCATGGCGCAAACATTGGTTCCTGTATTGGCTAACTGGTTAATGAAAGAACATAAACATCCACATGGTGAGGACGCATCGGCAAAAGCTACTAGTGATACATGGGATCAAAAAAGCGATATGGCTTTAAGAGAGGATACCAATTCAGATAAAAAATTATCTGGATTTGAAAAATTTCATGCGCGTTTTGTTAAGTTCATGGATCGCTTATTAAAGGTGAGAAAGCCTGTTGTAATTATTTATTTAATTGTTGCTTTTGGTGGGATTATTCTTTTAGTTGCAAATATTGGTCAAGATATTTTACCGTATTCAAATGCTGGTATATTTCAAGTTCGTTTACGTGAACCAGATGGAACAAAAGCAGAAGTAACTGAAAGTGCCGTTTTAAAAACGTTGAATGCATTATATGACCAGGTAGGAAAAAAGAATATCGAAATATCGTCTGCAATGGTTGGTATGCACGGTGGAACATTCTCTACTAACCCGGTTTATTTGTTTATGGCAGGAACGCAAGAAGCTGTATTGCAAGTAGAATTTAAAGAGGGATATAAGGTTAATATGGACGATTTCAAAGACGCTTTCAGAGCTCGAATGAAAAAATTAGCACCTGAAATGAAAATGTCATTTGAACCAATCGAGTTAACAAGTAAGATATTAGCACAAGGGTCACCAACGCCAATTGAAGTTCAAATTAAAGGTAAAAACAAAGCTCAAAATGCAGAATATGCGAATAAAGTTGTAAATAAACTAAAACAAATTCCATATTTGCGTGACGTTCAGATCGATGAAGCAATCCATTATCCTTCTATTAAAATAAATATTGATAGAGTGAGAGCTGCACAATTAGGTACTGATATTCAAACAGTATCAAAATCAATTATTGCAGCAACATCATCATCACGTTATACCGCTAAAAATATTTGGCTAGATCCTAAAATCAACAACTCTTATTATGCACAGGTTGAGATTCCTATTAATCAAATGACAAGTCTTGATAATATCAAAGAGATACCAGTGGTTCCTAATCAATCACGGCCAATTTTGGAAGACCTAGCAACTGTTGTCATGGATACAACCGTAGGTGAAGTTGATGATATAGGAGCATTACCAATTTTGAATGTAACTGCCAATTTGAATCATATGGATTTAGGTACAGCGACAAGAGATGTGACTAAAGCCGTAGATAATATTGGACAATTACCACGTGGTCTTACTATGTCGGTTTTAGGTGAAAGCCCTGTTTTGACAGATACCTTGTCTAGTTTACAAGCGGGATTGTTAGTTGCAATTATTGTAATATTCTTGATGTTGACTGCAAATTTCCAATCAATGAAAGTATCATTGGTTGTACTATGTACAGTTCCTGCGGTATTGGCTGGATCTCTATTATTCCTAAAAGTAACAGGTTGTACATTGAACCTACAATCTTATATGGGAATGATTATGTCCGTGGGGGTTTCTATTAGTAATGCTGTACTTCTAGTTACGAATGCTGAACATCTATGGAAATCTGGAAAATCTGCAAAGGAAGCTGCAAAGGAAGCTGCATCATTGAGATTAAGGCCTATTATAATGACGAGTGTCGCAATGATTGTAGGTATGGTACCGATGGCATCTGGACTATCTGAGTCTGGGGATCAAACCGCTCCTCTTGGTAGAGCAGTTATTGGAGGTTTATTTTCTTCAACATTTGCTGCATTATTAATACTACCATTAGTATTTGCATGGGCATTGAATAAGACAAGCAGGCAATCTGTATCACTTGATCCAGAGGATGAAGAGAGTGTACACTTTGAAGCTGAATTATATGGTAAGAATGCACAACATCCAGATAATCTAGCAACCCATTAA
- the aat gene encoding leucyl/phenylalanyl-tRNA--protein transferase, which produces MPLHILNENLWFPPIEDALEDGLLAMGGDLSTQRLLLAYKSGIFPWYEENVPLWWSPSPRFVLFPEKLKISHSMKQLLHKDYFQFKQNQNFKGVIDNCKSIERRGQDGTWITPEMKAAYVNLHEKGYAISGETYLNNELVGGLYGIKLGNIFFGESMFAKESNASKYAFINMVQWLQSEGVQLIDCQVYTPHLESLGAEMISRQLFKYYLRTEI; this is translated from the coding sequence ATGCCTCTGCATATATTAAATGAAAATTTATGGTTTCCGCCTATCGAAGATGCTTTAGAAGATGGGCTTTTAGCTATGGGTGGTGATCTCTCAACTCAAAGACTATTATTAGCATATAAATCTGGTATTTTCCCTTGGTATGAGGAGAATGTGCCACTTTGGTGGAGTCCTAGTCCACGCTTCGTTTTATTTCCTGAAAAGTTGAAAATATCACACTCGATGAAGCAATTGCTTCACAAAGATTATTTTCAATTTAAACAAAATCAAAATTTCAAAGGTGTAATTGACAATTGTAAATCTATTGAACGTAGAGGTCAAGATGGTACTTGGATTACGCCAGAGATGAAAGCCGCTTACGTTAATTTACATGAAAAAGGTTATGCTATTTCTGGTGAAACTTATTTGAATAATGAGTTAGTTGGTGGATTATATGGTATTAAATTGGGAAATATTTTTTTCGGAGAAAGTATGTTTGCCAAAGAAAGTAATGCAAGCAAATATGCATTTATCAATATGGTCCAATGGTTACAATCTGAAGGTGTACAATTGATCGACTGCCAAGTGTACACGCCACATTTAGAGAGTTTGGGTGCCGAGATGATCAGCCGCCAACTATTCAAATACTATTTAAGAACGGAAATTTAA
- a CDS encoding TolC family protein codes for MNTKKTFTFLGAALFMFNVNSKAQDSMSLKKNLSLQDALEMGMQNSKSIRISNSKINEAIANYDDAKMGRLPDASASGGYYRINKPKIDLKFPTSSSDGSSSGTTIPNVNSLMYGMVTANYTIFAGGKIKNNIKAANFLKNASQFDLQRDKEEIAENIVEAYYSLYKSQAAVKLVRENLATAQKRVKDFVRLEQNGIVAKNDLLKVQLQESNMELSLLDAENQEKVLNYNFNLLIGLNDATKVATDSIDMTKFPNADNANALEQAALTNRGDIKALLEREQAAQTQIDLAKSDKLPSIGLTGGYIAMDVPHAMSITNALNLGVGVKYDIGSLYKNKTKVKQAQAQVETLKWNQAALEDNIKSQIFTNIQNYIEALKKLEVYQTAIQQADENYRVTKNKYDNSLATTTDLLDADVAKLKANIDFEYGKADAIISYNKINESAGTIISKYNLDNK; via the coding sequence ATGAATACAAAAAAAACATTTACATTTTTAGGCGCCGCCCTTTTCATGTTTAATGTAAACTCCAAAGCTCAAGATTCTATGAGCTTGAAAAAAAATCTTTCATTACAAGATGCTCTTGAAATGGGTATGCAGAATAGTAAAAGTATTCGTATTTCCAATTCTAAGATTAATGAGGCAATAGCCAATTACGATGATGCAAAAATGGGACGATTACCTGACGCATCTGCAAGCGGAGGATATTATAGAATCAATAAACCAAAAATTGATTTGAAATTTCCAACTAGCAGCAGTGATGGTAGCAGTTCTGGAACTACCATACCTAATGTCAATTCTTTAATGTATGGAATGGTCACTGCAAATTATACTATTTTCGCTGGTGGAAAAATTAAAAATAATATTAAAGCTGCTAATTTCTTAAAAAATGCATCCCAATTTGATTTGCAGAGAGATAAGGAAGAAATAGCTGAAAATATTGTTGAAGCATATTACAGTTTGTACAAATCTCAAGCCGCTGTAAAGCTCGTTCGTGAAAATCTTGCAACCGCTCAAAAACGTGTTAAGGATTTTGTGAGATTGGAACAAAATGGTATTGTTGCTAAAAATGATCTTTTGAAAGTTCAATTACAAGAGAGTAATATGGAACTTTCTCTTTTAGATGCAGAAAATCAAGAAAAAGTGTTGAATTACAATTTCAATTTATTGATTGGGTTAAATGATGCAACTAAAGTAGCTACAGATAGTATTGATATGACTAAATTTCCTAATGCCGATAATGCGAATGCTTTAGAACAGGCAGCCTTGACTAATAGAGGAGATATCAAAGCACTATTAGAAAGAGAACAAGCCGCTCAGACCCAGATAGATCTCGCTAAAAGCGATAAATTGCCTTCTATAGGATTGACAGGTGGATATATTGCTATGGACGTACCACATGCAATGTCGATCACTAATGCTTTAAATCTTGGAGTTGGAGTAAAGTATGATATTGGATCTCTATATAAAAATAAAACAAAAGTTAAACAAGCTCAAGCTCAAGTAGAAACTTTAAAGTGGAACCAAGCTGCATTAGAAGATAATATCAAATCACAAATTTTCACGAATATTCAAAATTATATTGAAGCCTTGAAAAAATTAGAAGTATATCAAACTGCTATACAACAGGCTGATGAAAATTATAGAGTTACGAAAAATAAATATGACAATAGTTTAGCAACTACTACGGACCTTTTGGATGCAGATGTTGCAAAATTGAAAGCAAATATTGATTTTGAATACGGAAAGGCTGATGCTATTATATCTTATAACAAAATAAATGAATCTGCTGGTACGATCATTTCAAAATACAATTTAGACAACAAATAA
- a CDS encoding FKBP-type peptidyl-prolyl cis-trans isomerase, producing the protein MKKYRLIFVGIGALSTLCTLAQTKKKISQIHTTAKKHVPTTKSVVLKNQFDSLSYAIGISMAKFYKAQGVENLNIPVLNKAIEDGMHGDSTLLSEDQANTVMMQTAQRMSEKKAEGNIKAGEEFLEKNKRDASVVVLPDGLQYKILTPGTGLKPTLQDTVKVHYTGKLIDGTVFDSSVDRGEPLDIPVSGVIKGWTEALQLMPVGSKWRLYIPSALAYGNRQAGPVIKPGSALVFDVELISIANK; encoded by the coding sequence ATGAAAAAATATAGATTAATATTCGTTGGAATTGGAGCATTATCAACGCTTTGTACGTTGGCCCAAACAAAAAAGAAAATTTCACAGATACACACCACAGCCAAAAAACATGTGCCTACAACTAAAAGTGTCGTTTTAAAAAATCAGTTTGATTCATTAAGTTATGCTATTGGTATTAGTATGGCTAAATTTTATAAAGCACAGGGGGTCGAAAACTTGAATATTCCAGTTTTGAATAAAGCCATAGAGGATGGTATGCACGGAGATTCTACTTTATTATCGGAAGATCAAGCGAATACGGTAATGATGCAAACGGCCCAACGTATGTCTGAAAAGAAAGCCGAGGGAAATATCAAAGCTGGGGAAGAATTTTTGGAAAAAAATAAAAGGGACGCAAGTGTTGTTGTTTTGCCAGACGGATTACAATACAAAATACTGACACCAGGAACGGGCTTAAAACCCACATTACAAGATACGGTGAAGGTACATTATACAGGTAAATTAATTGATGGAACTGTATTTGACAGTTCAGTAGATCGCGGCGAACCATTGGATATACCTGTAAGTGGCGTGATTAAAGGTTGGACCGAAGCGTTACAATTGATGCCCGTCGGTAGCAAGTGGAGATTATATATACCATCAGCACTGGCATATGGCAATAGACAAGCAGGGCCTGTTATAAAACCTGGATCGGCATTGGTGTTTGATGTTGAGCTGATTAGTATCGCAAATAAATAA
- a CDS encoding ATP-dependent Clp protease adaptor ClpS: protein MMQMNHLNIQTAPLHEEELDIDVLVSNVSTFQLILWNDEINTFEWVIETLIDVCGHSEVQAEQCALLIHTKGKYAVKNGDYDTLKPMKDEISERGIGVTIEQLAD, encoded by the coding sequence ATGATGCAAATGAATCATTTAAATATTCAAACGGCTCCTCTCCATGAAGAAGAATTAGATATCGATGTTTTGGTATCAAATGTTTCGACGTTTCAATTGATATTGTGGAATGACGAAATAAATACTTTTGAATGGGTAATTGAAACATTAATTGATGTATGTGGTCACTCAGAAGTACAAGCTGAGCAATGTGCACTTCTAATACACACTAAAGGAAAATATGCGGTCAAAAATGGTGATTACGATACCTTAAAACCTATGAAAGATGAAATATCAGAGCGTGGTATCGGTGTGACTATCGAGCAATTAGCTGATTAA
- a CDS encoding isoaspartyl peptidase/L-asparaginase family protein — MLQRRKFLEMGTLGIGTIFTKNAWGFSGKANGKKPLVLSTWDAGIDANKEAWKILRSGGRAFDAVEKGVMVTESSINCCVGLGGNPDREGIVTLDACIMDEFGNAGGVLALERILHPISVARRVMEKTPHVYLVGDGAQMFAVEQGFPLEPQKLSPDAEKEYKKWLEKSDYKPQINIEQKEGGQTAFAPNKLSNGAWNHDTIGMIAIDANGNLSGSCTTSGMAFKMRGRVGDSPLVGAGLFVDNEVGAAVSTGLGEEVIKVCGTHLVVELMRQGYSPENACKEAVNRIVKHNGIAKSKEIQVGFLALNKKGEYGAYCIQTGFSFAVCDSDTHNELIPSKHMI; from the coding sequence ATGCTACAAAGAAGAAAGTTCCTAGAAATGGGAACATTGGGTATTGGAACTATATTTACAAAAAACGCGTGGGGATTTTCTGGCAAAGCAAATGGTAAAAAACCATTGGTATTATCTACATGGGATGCTGGCATTGACGCGAATAAAGAAGCATGGAAAATTTTGCGCAGCGGTGGCAGAGCCTTTGACGCTGTGGAAAAGGGTGTGATGGTTACAGAATCTTCTATTAATTGTTGTGTTGGATTAGGTGGTAATCCTGATCGTGAAGGCATAGTGACTTTAGATGCGTGTATCATGGATGAATTCGGAAATGCTGGTGGCGTTTTAGCATTAGAACGAATTTTACATCCCATCTCTGTAGCAAGAAGAGTAATGGAAAAAACGCCACACGTTTACCTTGTAGGAGATGGAGCACAGATGTTTGCAGTCGAACAAGGATTTCCATTAGAACCGCAAAAATTATCTCCAGATGCAGAGAAAGAATACAAAAAATGGTTAGAAAAATCAGACTATAAACCTCAAATTAATATAGAACAAAAAGAAGGTGGACAAACTGCTTTTGCACCTAATAAATTATCCAATGGTGCATGGAATCACGATACTATTGGGATGATTGCTATTGATGCAAATGGAAATCTTAGTGGTAGTTGTACGACTAGTGGTATGGCATTTAAAATGCGTGGTAGAGTAGGAGACTCTCCTTTAGTTGGAGCTGGTTTGTTCGTAGATAATGAAGTCGGTGCTGCCGTTTCAACAGGATTGGGTGAAGAAGTGATTAAAGTTTGTGGTACGCATTTAGTAGTAGAATTGATGCGACAAGGTTATAGTCCCGAAAATGCTTGTAAAGAAGCAGTAAATCGTATTGTAAAACACAATGGTATCGCGAAATCTAAAGAAATTCAAGTTGGATTTCTCGCTTTAAACAAAAAAGGAGAATATGGTGCTTATTGTATCCAAACCGGTTTTAGTTTCGCAGTGTGTGATTCTGATACACACAATGAATTAATCCCATCTAAGCACATGATTTAA
- a CDS encoding efflux RND transporter periplasmic adaptor subunit, producing the protein MIYLNYKKLTQIALAGGIVCASFFLESCGNNEATKEEKKQIKADTATQSAPEEVFLIQKGTVSTDLQIPGELIAYQHTEIYAKVNSYVQNVLVDVGSVVSRGQLLAKMIAPEISSQLAGSYSRWQSQEATYLASKTFYNRLLETSKTPGTVASNDLEQALARRNSDYAQLLSAKANYSEIQVNQSYLTIRAPFDGIITARNINPGAYVGPSGSGDQIPMLVLQQQGHMRLVISVPQQYTNLLKMGDALNFTTTSLPGQIFSGKIARISGALDPKLRSERVEMDVYNKGSERSLIPGMTVEVNMPLSSGNSNAYVVPRSAVVNSDTGIRVVKVSNGKYVAIPVSIGTSDDKKMQVFGNLNPKDTLVLNASEQQRDGQPSGPVILSSDL; encoded by the coding sequence ATGATTTATCTTAATTATAAAAAACTAACCCAAATCGCTCTTGCAGGCGGCATTGTATGTGCTTCGTTCTTTTTGGAAAGCTGCGGCAATAATGAAGCTACAAAAGAAGAGAAAAAACAAATTAAAGCGGACACTGCAACGCAATCTGCACCAGAAGAAGTATTCCTAATTCAAAAAGGAACCGTTTCTACTGATTTACAAATTCCTGGAGAATTAATAGCTTATCAACATACAGAGATTTATGCTAAAGTCAACAGTTACGTACAAAACGTATTGGTAGATGTTGGTAGTGTTGTTAGTCGTGGTCAATTATTGGCCAAAATGATCGCCCCTGAAATTAGTTCTCAATTAGCAGGTTCTTATTCAAGATGGCAATCTCAAGAAGCGACATATCTCGCTAGTAAAACTTTTTACAATAGATTATTAGAAACGAGTAAAACTCCTGGAACTGTAGCAAGTAATGATTTGGAACAAGCATTAGCACGTAGAAATTCTGATTATGCACAATTGTTGTCTGCAAAAGCAAATTATTCAGAAATTCAAGTAAATCAATCTTATTTGACTATTAGAGCTCCATTTGACGGTATCATTACAGCCAGAAATATCAATCCTGGCGCCTACGTTGGTCCTTCTGGAAGTGGTGATCAGATCCCAATGTTAGTGTTACAACAACAAGGGCATATGAGGTTAGTGATTTCAGTACCTCAACAATATACTAACTTACTCAAAATGGGAGATGCTTTAAATTTTACAACAACATCTCTACCTGGTCAAATATTTTCTGGAAAAATTGCTCGTATTTCTGGAGCATTAGATCCTAAATTAAGATCAGAAAGAGTCGAAATGGATGTCTATAATAAGGGTAGTGAGAGGTCTTTAATTCCAGGCATGACAGTTGAAGTAAATATGCCATTATCCTCTGGTAATAGCAATGCATATGTAGTACCTCGCAGTGCGGTGGTTAATTCAGATACTGGTATTAGAGTTGTAAAAGTAAGCAATGGAAAGTATGTCGCTATTCCAGTTAGTATTGGTACCTCTGATGACAAAAAAATGCAAGTTTTTGGTAATTTAAATCCAAAAGATACGTTGGTATTAAATGCATCTGAGCAACAACGTGATGGGCAGCCATCTGGACCCGTTATTCTCAGTTCGGATCTTTAA